Proteins encoded together in one Coriobacteriia bacterium window:
- a CDS encoding zinc ribbon domain-containing protein gives MNDTARFCSKCGTGLAEGAQFCASCGGPVATAPVAAPPPGPAPAAPLSASTGGGEQVHSVISSATVKAGFMGVKSKQYTMVLTDRRVVFARITGAMMKQLVADARDGAKAEGKGFFGQWGAQMSSYSAFAERYLEMSPDAALAETADNFAIDRSTITKASLKTSEGYDENTSTTDLLIIKTTGKKYKIILGSGKSKAKQALLAARMI, from the coding sequence ATGAACGACACTGCGCGGTTCTGCTCGAAGTGCGGAACGGGGTTGGCGGAGGGCGCTCAGTTCTGCGCCTCGTGCGGCGGCCCCGTGGCCACCGCGCCCGTCGCGGCCCCGCCCCCGGGGCCTGCCCCGGCCGCGCCGCTCAGCGCGTCGACCGGTGGCGGCGAGCAGGTTCACTCCGTGATCTCCAGCGCCACGGTCAAGGCAGGGTTCATGGGCGTGAAGAGCAAGCAGTACACGATGGTTCTCACTGATCGGCGCGTGGTGTTCGCTCGTATCACCGGGGCGATGATGAAGCAGCTCGTGGCCGATGCGCGGGACGGAGCCAAGGCAGAGGGCAAGGGCTTCTTCGGTCAGTGGGGGGCGCAAATGAGCTCGTACTCCGCCTTCGCGGAGCGCTATCTCGAGATGTCGCCCGATGCGGCGCTGGCCGAGACGGCCGATAACTTCGCCATCGACCGGTCCACCATCACCAAGGCGTCTCTGAAGACCAGCGAAGGCTACGACGAGAACACCTCGACGACCGATCTGCTCATCATCAAGACCACCGGCAAGAAGTACAAGATCATTCTGGGCTCGGGCAAGAGTAAGGCCAAGCAGGCTCTCCTGGCCGCGCGCATGATCTAG
- a CDS encoding RDD family protein yields the protein MPVAAPQPAAPQPAAAYPAPSSPQAPLGVVGSGYAKGPVGARLFAWIADGVIAGALLPLVVLLLVAASAREEFSVVGAVLAVVAGLWQLAYSLGRDVFGGAGFGKRLAGIVVVSSETGAQASGGSTVLRQVVLYALNTIPVIGNLIEPALVLVNKEGRRLGDKAAKTQVVRAADLAARGVPLKTGKGAAIGVLVAALLVSIAGSVAGGVVLARSAAGGVEALEGATPLQAPAETPGTEIPATETPGTQAPAESEPQPDSATEDETLKDPRNPETAVDAVGNLLNSLKENDVDAARAHATRNFQEEESWFFVPAGGALIQFEVAKVYEDAGLWVVEVNEEWNSGPQKSRYFIIVEDNTPRVDSVEFLQ from the coding sequence ATGCCGGTCGCTGCACCGCAACCCGCTGCACCGCAACCCGCTGCAGCCTACCCTGCACCGTCGAGTCCGCAGGCACCCTTGGGCGTGGTCGGCTCGGGCTACGCCAAGGGTCCCGTCGGAGCTCGTCTGTTCGCCTGGATCGCGGACGGGGTCATCGCCGGAGCATTGCTGCCCTTGGTCGTGCTGCTGCTTGTTGCTGCAAGTGCGCGTGAGGAGTTCTCCGTCGTGGGAGCGGTGCTCGCCGTTGTGGCGGGCTTGTGGCAGCTTGCGTACTCGCTGGGCAGAGATGTCTTTGGAGGTGCGGGATTCGGAAAGCGCCTTGCCGGCATCGTGGTGGTCTCCTCGGAAACGGGAGCTCAGGCTTCCGGTGGGAGCACTGTTCTTCGCCAGGTCGTTCTCTACGCGCTGAACACCATCCCGGTCATCGGAAACCTTATCGAGCCCGCTCTGGTGCTCGTCAACAAGGAAGGCAGGCGGCTAGGCGACAAGGCAGCCAAGACCCAGGTCGTACGTGCCGCCGACTTGGCCGCGCGAGGAGTGCCGCTCAAGACGGGCAAGGGCGCCGCGATCGGCGTGCTGGTTGCCGCACTACTGGTGAGTATCGCGGGGAGCGTGGCCGGCGGCGTGGTGCTTGCGCGCTCGGCCGCGGGTGGGGTGGAGGCACTCGAGGGCGCCACGCCTCTTCAGGCGCCTGCCGAGACGCCCGGGACTGAGATCCCCGCAACCGAGACTCCCGGCACCCAGGCCCCCGCCGAATCCGAACCCCAGCCCGACTCCGCGACCGAGGACGAAACCCTGAAGGACCCGCGCAATCCGGAGACCGCCGTGGATGCCGTGGGCAACCTCCTCAACTCTCTGAAGGAGAACGACGTCGACGCGGCTCGGGCTCACGCGACCCGGAACTTCCAAGAGGAGGAGTCCTGGTTCTTCGTCCCCGCGGGCGGTGCGCTCATTCAGTTCGAAGTCGCCAAGGTCTACGAGGACGCCGGGCTCTGGGTCGTCGAGGTCAACGAGGAGTGGAACTCAGGGCCTCAGAAGTCGCGGTACTTCATCATCGTGGAAGACAACACGCCACGCGTCGACAGCGTGGAGTTCCTCCAGTAG
- a CDS encoding CDGSH iron-sulfur domain-containing protein has translation MDERAKRMRVTVSENGPYLVSGDVPLIRVEIATNEAGESVGWREVERIDAPYRYMLCRCGASASKPFCDGSHESAGFDGTETAGHLPFSETATDIDGPGVTLHDARQLCAEARFCDRAGGLWNLVGECADAETRALAREEAMLCPSGRYVFCEEGEDEPHEPDLEASIAIVEDPALGFSGPLWVRGGIPVFDSNGEPYEVRNRVTLCRCGHSTNKPFCDGSHLKAEFRE, from the coding sequence GTGGACGAGCGGGCGAAACGCATGAGGGTCACGGTGAGCGAGAACGGGCCGTATCTGGTCTCCGGCGATGTGCCGCTCATCCGGGTCGAGATTGCGACGAACGAAGCCGGCGAGTCCGTAGGCTGGCGCGAGGTCGAGCGCATCGACGCACCCTACCGCTACATGCTGTGCCGCTGCGGAGCTTCGGCGAGCAAGCCGTTTTGCGACGGCAGCCACGAGAGTGCAGGATTCGACGGCACCGAGACGGCCGGCCACCTCCCCTTCTCCGAGACGGCCACCGACATCGACGGACCGGGCGTGACCCTTCACGATGCGCGCCAACTGTGTGCCGAGGCGCGCTTCTGCGATCGGGCCGGCGGCCTGTGGAATCTTGTCGGGGAGTGTGCGGACGCCGAGACCCGAGCACTCGCTCGCGAGGAAGCGATGCTGTGCCCCTCGGGCCGCTACGTGTTCTGCGAAGAGGGCGAGGACGAGCCCCACGAGCCCGACCTCGAGGCGTCGATTGCCATCGTCGAAGACCCCGCATTGGGCTTCAGCGGCCCGCTGTGGGTGCGCGGCGGCATTCCGGTGTTCGACTCGAATGGCGAGCCGTACGAAGTCCGCAACCGCGTCACGCTGTGTCGCTGTGGCCACTCGACGAACAAGCCGTTTTGCGATGGCAGCCACTTGAAGGCGGAGTTCCGCGAGTAG
- a CDS encoding ABC transporter permease codes for MRVSDLTAETLGSLTANRSRSLLTILGIVVGITAVIVGVSIGNGTKASITDEVSAIGSNLLTVTSTGGGVGARPLSVEDATSIAEEIAGVAAVAPVASGQYAIAAESNNTNVAVTGTTPEYARVRSIETSYGAWLGEDDVVGAKRVVVLGSGTSEELFGEGSIPVGQRVRINGMPFTVVGVAASKGSGFGGGDDAAYVPLKTLQLYLTGSDDLNSIYVEAVSQEQMSAAKSAIESLMLSRHDTSNPDEADFEVSSQEDLAETVSTITSLMTMLLGSIAGISLVVGGIGIMNMMLTTVTERIREIGLRKAIGATRGDITSQFLAEAVALTVVGGLVGILLGWGIAAAITAFSTLNAVVTSGSVLLAVGVSTAIGIIFGYYPARRAAKLDPIEALRYQ; via the coding sequence GTGCGCGTATCCGACCTCACCGCCGAGACCCTCGGCTCCCTGACCGCGAACCGTTCCCGGTCGCTTCTGACCATACTCGGCATCGTGGTGGGGATCACAGCCGTCATCGTAGGCGTCTCCATCGGCAACGGAACCAAGGCCTCCATCACCGACGAAGTGAGCGCGATCGGCTCCAACCTGCTGACGGTCACGTCGACCGGAGGGGGGGTCGGCGCCCGGCCCCTTTCGGTCGAAGATGCCACCTCGATCGCTGAAGAGATCGCGGGTGTCGCAGCTGTCGCTCCGGTCGCGTCCGGGCAGTACGCCATCGCGGCGGAGTCCAACAACACGAACGTTGCCGTCACCGGAACAACCCCCGAATATGCGAGAGTGCGCAGCATCGAGACGAGCTACGGCGCTTGGCTCGGCGAAGACGATGTCGTGGGCGCGAAACGCGTGGTCGTGCTCGGATCAGGAACGTCCGAGGAACTCTTCGGCGAGGGCTCGATCCCCGTGGGTCAACGTGTACGCATCAACGGGATGCCCTTCACCGTCGTCGGCGTCGCGGCCTCGAAAGGCAGTGGTTTCGGGGGTGGCGACGATGCCGCCTACGTCCCGCTCAAGACCCTGCAGCTCTATCTCACCGGTTCGGACGACCTCAATTCGATCTACGTGGAGGCGGTAAGCCAGGAGCAGATGAGCGCCGCCAAGAGCGCCATCGAGAGTCTGATGCTGTCCCGCCACGATACGAGCAACCCCGATGAGGCCGATTTCGAGGTTTCGTCGCAAGAGGATCTCGCCGAGACGGTTTCGACCATCACATCTCTGATGACGATGCTACTGGGCTCGATAGCGGGGATATCGCTCGTGGTCGGCGGCATCGGGATCATGAACATGATGCTGACCACGGTCACCGAGCGCATCCGCGAGATCGGGCTTCGCAAGGCGATCGGCGCTACCCGCGGCGACATCACTTCGCAGTTCCTGGCCGAGGCGGTGGCCCTGACCGTAGTGGGCGGGCTCGTCGGCATACTTCTCGGCTGGGGTATCGCGGCGGCGATAACCGCGTTTTCGACCCTCAACGCCGTGGTAACGAGCGGCTCGGTCCTGCTGGCGGTGGGAGTATCGACCGCCATCGGAATCATCTTCGGCTACTACCCGGCGCGCCGCGCCGCCAAGCTCGACCCCATCGAGGCGCTGCGCTACCAGTAG
- a CDS encoding ABC transporter ATP-binding protein: MAPILEARNLVKTYVTGDTATRALRGVTFTVEPGEFVAIMGPSGSGKSTLMNLLGLLDTPTAGNYLIEGVDVSTLDDDELAEARSRSIGFVFQSFNLLPRATVRRNVRLPLIYSELPPADREERVAAALEAAGMPEELWDKRSNQLSGGQMQRVAIARALVNDPTLILADEPTGNLDTTTGDFILATFEQLRQAGRTIVLITHEATVAAHADRTVHIRDGLIFEEA, from the coding sequence ATGGCTCCGATTCTCGAGGCGCGAAACCTCGTCAAGACCTACGTGACCGGCGATACGGCGACGCGCGCGCTTCGCGGCGTCACCTTCACCGTCGAGCCCGGCGAGTTCGTGGCCATCATGGGACCAAGCGGATCGGGCAAGTCGACGCTCATGAACCTGCTGGGCTTGCTCGACACGCCCACCGCCGGCAACTACCTGATCGAAGGCGTGGATGTCTCGACGCTCGACGACGATGAGCTCGCGGAGGCGCGAAGCCGCTCCATCGGCTTCGTATTCCAGTCGTTCAATCTGCTGCCTCGGGCGACGGTGCGTCGCAACGTGCGTCTGCCCTTGATCTACTCGGAACTACCACCGGCTGATCGTGAAGAGCGTGTGGCCGCGGCACTCGAGGCTGCAGGTATGCCTGAGGAGCTGTGGGACAAGCGCTCGAACCAGCTGTCGGGCGGACAGATGCAGCGCGTGGCCATCGCGCGCGCGCTGGTCAACGACCCCACGCTCATCCTGGCCGACGAACCCACCGGCAACCTGGACACCACGACCGGCGACTTCATCCTCGCCACATTCGAGCAGCTGCGCCAGGCCGGTCGCACCATCGTGCTGATCACCCACGAGGCGACCGTCGCCGCGCACGCCGACCGCACGGTCCACATCCGCGACGGCCTGATCTTCGAGGAGGCGTAG
- a CDS encoding HlyD family efflux transporter periplasmic adaptor subunit, producing the protein MSELSTGGLADVPARSLPAASAAPRTAKKRRTRWAIAALVTLVVVVIGFAVFPMIMQAVSPAPAPVASAVVETGQLVVTASADGQAEPAESEEIYPLVSGTVTSVEVAVGDSVKVGDELFTIDDEELQSAVRSAKAQLSQADQQVSQARQQVAQANQQVAQANQQVEQAEFQVMQAEHKLDELESLTGTRSATTAEIDEAEKSVDVARAGLTSARSGQKSAKASQTSAHAGLTSAQTSRSNASRNHADALADVDNAVVVAPSDGIVTQVNVSEGGSTSGGGASSSGGASTAAATGSGGSASSSTGSSAAVVITDTSELIVSVAVNEVDIADVKTGQEATVTFDALNGLTLPAKVTWVSPNAVNDGTVSTYAVELALGEQDPKVRSGMTATADIVTVVVPDAVLVPKSSVKVDGTTKYVTVVTEGGSTEKRTVTTGPSDDTQVQIVTGLRAGEQIASTASSSAPEERNGFMPPAPGGMGGSRPSGAPGGGN; encoded by the coding sequence ATGTCCGAACTTTCCACAGGTGGCCTGGCGGATGTGCCGGCGCGCAGCCTGCCTGCGGCGAGCGCTGCACCCCGTACCGCCAAGAAGCGGCGCACGCGATGGGCGATCGCAGCGCTGGTGACACTCGTCGTAGTGGTCATCGGATTCGCGGTCTTTCCGATGATCATGCAGGCTGTGAGCCCCGCGCCTGCGCCCGTGGCATCGGCCGTCGTCGAGACCGGGCAGCTCGTGGTCACGGCATCCGCCGACGGCCAGGCCGAACCCGCGGAGTCTGAAGAGATCTACCCGCTGGTCAGCGGCACCGTCACTTCGGTCGAAGTCGCGGTCGGCGACAGCGTCAAGGTCGGCGATGAGCTGTTCACGATCGATGATGAGGAGCTGCAGAGCGCGGTGCGCTCGGCTAAGGCGCAGCTCTCGCAGGCTGATCAGCAGGTCTCCCAGGCCAGGCAACAGGTTGCGCAGGCGAACCAGCAGGTCGCCCAGGCCAATCAGCAGGTTGAGCAGGCGGAGTTCCAGGTGATGCAGGCTGAGCACAAGCTTGATGAACTCGAGAGCCTCACGGGGACTCGGTCCGCGACGACCGCCGAGATCGATGAAGCGGAGAAGAGCGTGGATGTCGCGCGCGCGGGACTCACGAGTGCCAGGTCGGGCCAGAAGAGTGCCAAAGCATCGCAGACCAGCGCACACGCGGGACTCACGAGTGCGCAGACGTCACGGTCGAACGCCTCGCGGAACCACGCTGACGCCCTTGCGGATGTCGATAACGCCGTGGTGGTCGCCCCATCGGACGGAATCGTGACCCAGGTCAACGTGTCCGAAGGAGGCTCCACATCCGGTGGCGGGGCGTCGTCATCCGGCGGTGCATCCACGGCCGCGGCAACGGGCTCGGGCGGTAGCGCCAGCAGCTCCACGGGCTCGTCGGCCGCGGTGGTCATCACCGACACCTCGGAACTGATCGTCTCGGTGGCCGTCAACGAGGTCGACATCGCCGACGTGAAAACCGGCCAGGAGGCGACGGTAACCTTCGATGCTCTCAACGGACTTACGCTGCCCGCCAAGGTGACGTGGGTGTCGCCCAACGCCGTGAATGACGGCACGGTCTCGACCTACGCGGTCGAGCTTGCGCTCGGCGAGCAGGACCCAAAGGTCAGAAGTGGCATGACGGCGACTGCGGACATCGTGACCGTGGTTGTGCCCGACGCGGTCCTCGTGCCGAAGTCGTCGGTGAAGGTGGACGGGACCACGAAGTACGTGACGGTCGTGACGGAAGGAGGATCCACCGAGAAGCGCACGGTCACCACGGGTCCGTCGGACGACACGCAGGTCCAGATCGTGACGGGTCTTCGAGCTGGCGAGCAGATTGCCTCGACGGCCTCATCCAGTGCGCCAGAGGAGCGCAACGGATTCATGCCGCCTGCACCGGGTGGCATGGGCGGCAGCCGGCCTAGCGGAGCCCCAGGGGGCGGCAACTGA
- a CDS encoding response regulator transcription factor, whose protein sequence is MIRVLIVDDQALVRSGLKMLVDSAPDLEVVAEAANGEEALAAVRALDPDVVLMDIRMPVMDGIEATAALAGDSSTAHVRVLVLTTFDLDEYVFQALRAGASGFLLKDADPEALLEAVRVVAAGEALLAPSVTRRLIAEFARQPESRPANVSGLEQLTERELEVLGLAGRGLSNAEIGERLFISPATAKTHVSHVMLKLGARDRAQLVVTAYESGLVEPGSAAE, encoded by the coding sequence ATGATTCGAGTGCTGATTGTCGACGACCAGGCTCTCGTGCGTAGTGGTTTGAAGATGCTGGTGGACTCAGCGCCTGACCTTGAAGTCGTGGCCGAGGCCGCGAACGGCGAAGAGGCGCTCGCCGCGGTCCGCGCGCTGGATCCGGACGTCGTCCTCATGGATATTCGCATGCCGGTCATGGACGGGATCGAGGCGACGGCTGCGCTTGCGGGCGATTCTTCCACGGCCCACGTGCGCGTTCTCGTGCTCACCACCTTCGATTTGGACGAGTACGTGTTCCAGGCGCTGCGTGCCGGTGCCAGCGGCTTCCTGCTCAAGGACGCCGACCCGGAGGCGCTCCTGGAGGCGGTGCGCGTGGTGGCGGCGGGCGAGGCGCTGCTGGCACCGAGCGTGACGCGGCGTCTCATCGCGGAGTTCGCCCGTCAGCCCGAGTCACGTCCGGCCAACGTATCCGGCCTCGAGCAACTGACCGAGCGTGAGCTCGAGGTGTTGGGTCTTGCCGGACGCGGCCTGTCCAACGCTGAGATAGGCGAGCGGCTGTTCATCAGCCCCGCCACGGCGAAGACCCACGTGAGCCACGTGATGCTCAAGCTGGGCGCGCGAGACCGCGCGCAGCTCGTTGTCACCGCGTACGAGTCGGGGCTCGTCGAGCCTGGCTCGGCGGCCGAGTAG
- a CDS encoding sensor histidine kinase: protein MTNRSVTAGENTAVLSDWALAVAVLLFNWLQLAVIQIFLAGAPPGPGGPGPGDIVVVAPLFNTRVMAPTMLAFVLVAVACLPLVWRRRFPVSVVLISVVATSVYDLTRQPPILLMLAPLIALYTAGTFLERRRLVPLTVVAIAIALVTSLPGQPTGRVFAEAVRITALFAFAAAVGDATRNRRAYVAEVEQRALEAERSREENARRRVEEERLRIARELHDVTAHSLSIIAVQAGAATQVVESDPEGARQALEAIRATSKSALDELRAILGVMRGGEDEAPLAPAGSITRLGELTASVEQSGVSVDLKVGDVGDVPAYVEVSTYRIVQEALTNVVRHAGARLAVVAVDRSEDELTIVVTDDGVGASVSDAAGHGITGMRERVAALGGAFSAGPAPGGGFRVTATIPLAGRDK from the coding sequence ATGACGAATCGAAGCGTGACAGCGGGTGAGAACACGGCGGTGCTGTCCGACTGGGCGCTTGCAGTGGCGGTCTTGCTCTTCAACTGGCTGCAGCTGGCGGTCATCCAGATCTTCTTGGCGGGAGCGCCGCCGGGCCCCGGAGGTCCCGGTCCCGGCGACATCGTGGTGGTTGCACCGCTTTTCAATACGCGGGTCATGGCGCCGACGATGTTGGCGTTCGTGTTAGTCGCAGTGGCGTGTCTGCCGCTCGTCTGGCGCCGTCGCTTTCCGGTCAGCGTGGTACTCATCTCGGTCGTGGCGACGAGCGTCTACGATCTCACGCGACAGCCCCCGATCCTTCTGATGCTGGCCCCACTGATCGCGCTCTACACCGCGGGGACGTTTCTGGAGCGTCGGCGCCTCGTGCCGCTGACCGTGGTTGCCATCGCAATCGCGCTTGTCACGTCGCTGCCGGGTCAGCCGACGGGACGCGTCTTCGCCGAGGCCGTGCGCATCACCGCACTGTTCGCCTTCGCCGCAGCCGTGGGCGACGCCACGCGAAACCGACGGGCCTACGTTGCCGAAGTGGAACAGCGTGCGCTTGAAGCAGAGCGTTCGCGCGAAGAGAATGCTCGTCGCCGGGTGGAGGAGGAGCGGCTGCGTATCGCGCGGGAGCTCCATGACGTCACGGCGCACTCGCTGTCGATCATCGCCGTGCAGGCTGGCGCGGCCACGCAGGTGGTCGAGAGCGATCCGGAAGGTGCGCGCCAAGCCCTTGAGGCGATACGAGCCACGAGCAAGTCCGCGCTCGACGAGCTGCGCGCGATTCTGGGCGTCATGCGCGGCGGCGAAGACGAAGCACCGCTCGCGCCCGCAGGTAGCATCACTCGCCTTGGCGAACTGACCGCTTCCGTCGAACAGTCCGGAGTGAGCGTCGACCTCAAGGTCGGCGACGTGGGAGACGTACCCGCATACGTGGAGGTCTCGACGTATCGTATCGTGCAGGAGGCCCTGACGAACGTGGTGCGACACGCGGGGGCGAGGCTGGCGGTTGTCGCGGTGGATCGGTCCGAGGATGAGCTGACGATCGTGGTGACGGACGATGGGGTCGGGGCATCGGTGTCCGATGCGGCGGGTCATGGCATCACGGGGATGCGCGAGCGGGTTGCCGCACTGGGAGGCGCGTTCAGCGCAGGTCCGGCGCCGGGCGGCGGTTTCCGCGTGACGGCCACGATTCCGCTCGCAGGGAGAGACAAGTGA
- a CDS encoding CocE/NonD family hydrolase, with translation MSIRSAFPHIVREIENTWIPLSDGTRLAARIWLPVDADDTPVPAILEYLPYRKDDANASQDSTRHPYFAGFGYAGVRVDLRGTGDSDGIICDEYLAQEQDDAVEVIAWLAAQPWCSGAVGMIGYSWGGFNGLQIAARRPPALKAVVTMYSTDDRYRDDCHYVGGCLLGSDMLKWASWMRMYNALPPDPRHRDDWRDVWLDRLARTPAFIEPWVSHQVRDDYWRQGSVCEDYAAIEAATLVVGGWTDAYTNAVPRLLEHLTCERRGIIGPWAHVAPYRGKPGPLIGFLQECLRWFDRWLKDMDTGVERDPLLRVWMQESLPPSDTYQERPGRWVAENAWPPAGATARSWVFGEESRLTEAAPDAGAAGVGVAISTPQHVGRTAGVWCANGRDHELASDQRPDDEYSLVFETTRFDSEIEVLGFPIVHLELACDRPVALVAARLSEIGPDGAVTLLTWGQLNLTHRDSDEFPAPLVPGERFSVRLQLNAIGQRVAAGQRLRLALSTTHWPHAWPAPEAATVTAFVAGPSALELPILEHPGPTLAAPFEAPEQAADAWLHERDERERRRVDDPVTGVHRVEDREVAEELMPATETRFATEVDDVLEIAESDPLSARVVTRRVATLERDGWSIRVECDAQMRSTADEFVIDDEIKAFENGELVLESGEQFRIPRRLV, from the coding sequence ATGAGCATCCGCAGCGCGTTCCCGCACATCGTTCGGGAGATAGAGAACACCTGGATACCACTTTCGGACGGGACGCGGCTGGCCGCTCGCATCTGGCTGCCGGTCGATGCCGATGACACCCCCGTGCCCGCCATTCTCGAGTACCTGCCGTACCGCAAGGACGATGCGAATGCGAGCCAGGACTCCACCCGCCATCCGTACTTCGCCGGGTTCGGCTACGCGGGCGTGCGGGTGGACTTGCGCGGGACCGGCGACTCGGACGGCATCATCTGCGACGAGTACCTCGCCCAGGAGCAGGACGACGCGGTCGAGGTGATCGCGTGGCTCGCTGCGCAGCCGTGGTGCTCGGGGGCTGTGGGCATGATCGGCTACTCGTGGGGCGGCTTCAACGGGTTGCAGATCGCTGCACGTCGTCCGCCCGCGCTCAAGGCGGTTGTCACGATGTACTCGACCGATGACCGCTACCGCGACGACTGCCACTACGTGGGCGGCTGTCTGCTCGGCAGCGACATGCTCAAGTGGGCGTCGTGGATGCGCATGTACAACGCGCTCCCGCCCGATCCTCGCCACCGTGATGACTGGCGCGATGTGTGGCTCGATCGACTGGCGAGGACGCCCGCGTTCATCGAGCCGTGGGTGTCGCATCAGGTGCGCGACGACTACTGGCGGCAGGGCTCGGTGTGCGAGGACTACGCCGCCATCGAGGCGGCCACGCTCGTCGTTGGCGGCTGGACCGACGCGTACACGAACGCGGTTCCTCGCCTGCTCGAGCATCTGACCTGCGAGCGGCGCGGCATCATCGGACCGTGGGCGCACGTCGCGCCGTATCGGGGCAAGCCCGGTCCGCTCATAGGGTTCCTCCAGGAGTGTCTGCGCTGGTTCGACCGGTGGCTCAAGGACATGGACACCGGCGTGGAACGCGATCCGCTTCTGCGCGTGTGGATGCAGGAATCGCTACCGCCCTCGGATACCTATCAGGAGCGCCCGGGCCGCTGGGTGGCCGAGAATGCGTGGCCGCCCGCAGGCGCAACGGCTCGAAGCTGGGTGTTTGGCGAGGAATCGCGGCTCACGGAGGCAGCGCCGGATGCTGGGGCAGCCGGCGTGGGGGTGGCCATCAGCACGCCGCAGCACGTGGGCCGGACTGCGGGCGTGTGGTGCGCCAACGGCCGCGACCATGAGCTCGCCTCGGATCAGCGCCCGGACGATGAGTACTCGCTGGTGTTCGAAACGACGCGGTTTGACTCCGAAATCGAGGTGCTCGGCTTCCCGATCGTGCATTTGGAGCTGGCCTGTGACCGTCCGGTGGCGCTCGTGGCTGCCCGGCTGTCCGAGATCGGGCCCGATGGCGCCGTCACCCTGCTCACGTGGGGTCAGCTCAACCTCACCCATCGCGACAGTGATGAGTTCCCCGCCCCGCTCGTGCCGGGTGAGCGGTTCAGCGTGCGACTGCAACTCAATGCCATCGGACAGCGAGTGGCGGCGGGCCAGCGCCTGCGGCTCGCACTGTCCACCACGCACTGGCCGCATGCATGGCCGGCACCCGAAGCGGCTACCGTCACGGCGTTCGTCGCCGGGCCGAGCGCGCTGGAGTTGCCGATTCTGGAGCACCCCGGGCCCACACTGGCGGCTCCCTTCGAGGCGCCCGAGCAGGCGGCCGACGCGTGGCTGCACGAGCGCGATGAGCGCGAGCGTCGCCGCGTGGACGACCCGGTCACCGGCGTGCACAGGGTGGAGGACCGTGAGGTCGCCGAAGAGTTGATGCCCGCCACGGAGACGCGCTTCGCCACCGAGGTCGATGACGTGCTCGAGATCGCCGAGAGCGACCCGCTGTCCGCTCGCGTCGTGACGCGTCGCGTTGCCACGTTGGAGCGAGATGGCTGGTCGATTCGTGTCGAGTGTGATGCCCAGATGCGTTCCACCGCCGACGAGTTCGTGATCGACGACGAGATCAAGGCGTTCGAGAATGGGGAGCTCGTCTTGGAGAGTGGCGAGCAGTTCCGTATCCCGCGGCGGCTGGTCTGA